In a genomic window of Streptomyces sp. NBC_01142:
- a CDS encoding MerR family transcriptional regulator: MPPESTWSIGELAEHAGVTVKTVRFYSDRGLLPEAARSTGGHRRYGPEALDRLRLIRSLRNLDLPVPHVGRILDQEDAMEDVIAWQLREIGSQLAALRWREAALQLLQDCAPEERADRLRLIGAVSAPPSTAALARFWRHWLPPRLPAHLVSAIIEQAVPQLPEGPTPAQALAFARLHALVSAPCVGADRGQPAAHRPDKGYRPAVLYDGLGEAYALATPELRAQRPPSRGEALDCFVSAYAHSLGTRDTPAFRHQLSLQLAADPRIDRYWQLTAELSGPSQPTPGAAHDWLCAALDTQIARPAA; the protein is encoded by the coding sequence GTGCCCCCTGAGAGCACTTGGAGCATCGGAGAGCTCGCCGAGCACGCGGGCGTCACCGTCAAGACCGTCCGCTTCTACTCGGACCGCGGTCTGCTGCCCGAAGCCGCCCGCAGCACCGGAGGCCACCGTCGGTACGGCCCCGAGGCGCTCGACCGGCTCCGCCTGATCCGCTCCCTGCGCAACCTCGACCTGCCGGTCCCGCACGTCGGCCGGATCCTCGACCAGGAAGACGCGATGGAGGACGTCATCGCGTGGCAGCTGCGGGAGATCGGCTCGCAACTGGCCGCCCTGCGCTGGCGGGAGGCCGCCCTCCAACTGCTCCAGGACTGCGCTCCCGAGGAACGAGCCGACCGGCTGCGCCTGATCGGCGCCGTCTCCGCACCGCCCAGCACGGCCGCGCTGGCGCGCTTCTGGCGGCACTGGCTGCCGCCGCGACTCCCCGCACACCTCGTCTCCGCCATCATCGAACAGGCAGTTCCACAGCTCCCCGAGGGACCGACTCCGGCCCAGGCACTGGCCTTCGCCCGGCTGCACGCCCTGGTCTCCGCCCCCTGCGTCGGTGCCGATCGCGGCCAGCCCGCGGCACACCGGCCCGACAAGGGCTACCGGCCGGCCGTGCTCTACGACGGTCTCGGCGAGGCGTACGCGCTGGCAACGCCGGAACTGCGGGCACAGCGGCCACCGAGCCGGGGGGAGGCACTCGACTGCTTCGTCTCCGCCTATGCCCACTCACTCGGCACGCGCGACACGCCCGCCTTCCGCCACCAGCTCAGCCTCCAGCTCGCCGCGGATCCCCGTATCGACCGCTACTGGCAACTCACCGCTGAACTGTCCGGCCCGTCGCAACCGACCCCCGGCGCCGCCCACGACTGGCTCTGCGCTGCCCTGGACACCCAGATCGCCCGTCCAGCCGCCTGA
- a CDS encoding PLP-dependent aminotransferase family protein → MDRSWQPAELTAILGSWMTGPGPLYGRLAAALDHRIHSGDLAPGDRLPSERALATALSVSRATVVSAYDDLRSAGAVDSRRGSGTRIAVRPGPVRGADGRVPGGSATALVQRLVDGPSDMISLAMASFGAAPQVREALDHVTRIGLESLLTDTGYHPRGLPLLRETVADHYSAQGLPTTPGQILITTGATQALALTAQLYVRRGSPIVVETPSWPGCLDAFLAAGARPRRVPLDEDGIRLDGLAEALPGAALLHVTPTFHNPTGTLMSASRRRRLAELACRHGVPLVEDMAYDTRLTDAPEPPPVAAFAPPGTDSLTIGSLTKAVWSGLRIGWLRGPAGTVERLARLKALADMGTPVLDQALAARLLPRLDDIKHARAHTLRAGLTRLESLLADRLPDWTWHSPTGGAALWTRLPHATDADVFAQVALRHGVEVVPGSATDPSGAHNDHIRVPFALPADRLDELVRRLSAAWAELAE, encoded by the coding sequence GTGGACCGTTCTTGGCAGCCGGCCGAGCTGACCGCGATCCTCGGCAGCTGGATGACCGGCCCCGGCCCCCTGTACGGCAGGCTGGCGGCCGCCCTTGACCACCGGATCCACTCCGGTGACCTGGCACCCGGCGACCGCCTGCCGTCCGAGCGAGCCCTCGCCACCGCCCTGTCCGTCAGCCGGGCCACCGTGGTTTCCGCCTACGACGACCTGCGCAGCGCGGGAGCCGTGGACAGCCGCCGCGGGAGCGGAACCCGGATCGCCGTGCGGCCCGGGCCTGTGCGGGGCGCCGACGGAAGGGTTCCGGGCGGGTCGGCAACCGCTCTCGTACAGCGACTGGTCGACGGTCCCAGCGACATGATCTCACTGGCGATGGCATCCTTCGGCGCTGCGCCCCAAGTCCGCGAAGCCCTCGACCACGTGACCCGCATCGGCCTCGAATCGCTCCTCACCGACACGGGTTACCATCCGCGTGGATTGCCCCTGCTGCGCGAGACCGTCGCGGATCACTACAGTGCACAGGGCCTGCCCACCACACCCGGACAGATCCTCATCACCACCGGCGCCACCCAGGCACTGGCCCTCACCGCGCAGTTGTATGTACGCCGAGGCTCACCCATCGTCGTGGAGACTCCGAGCTGGCCCGGTTGTCTCGACGCCTTCCTGGCAGCGGGAGCCCGACCGCGCCGGGTACCGCTCGACGAGGACGGCATCCGGCTCGACGGGCTCGCCGAGGCCCTTCCCGGGGCCGCGCTGCTCCATGTCACCCCGACCTTCCACAATCCGACCGGCACCCTGATGTCCGCGTCCCGGCGCCGGCGCCTCGCCGAGCTCGCTTGCCGGCACGGAGTTCCCCTCGTCGAGGACATGGCCTACGACACCAGACTCACCGACGCCCCGGAACCCCCACCGGTCGCGGCCTTCGCCCCGCCCGGCACCGATTCGCTCACCATCGGGTCTCTCACCAAAGCAGTCTGGAGCGGCCTGCGCATCGGCTGGCTACGAGGTCCGGCCGGCACAGTGGAGCGGCTCGCCCGCCTCAAGGCGCTCGCGGACATGGGCACCCCGGTGCTCGACCAAGCGCTCGCTGCCCGCTTGCTGCCACGCCTCGACGACATCAAACACGCCCGGGCCCACACCCTGCGGGCCGGACTTACCCGCCTCGAATCCCTGCTCGCCGACCGACTCCCCGACTGGACCTGGCACTCCCCCACCGGCGGCGCGGCACTGTGGACCCGCCTCCCGCACGCCACCGACGCCGACGTCTTCGCCCAGGTCGCGCTACGGCACGGCGTCGAGGTGGTCCCTGGCTCCGCGACCGACCCGAGCGGCGCGCACAACGACCACATCCGCGTGCCGTTCGCCCTCCCCGCCGACCGTCTCGACGAACTGGTACGCCGACTGTCCGCTGCCTGGGCGGAGTTGGCCGAATGA
- a CDS encoding DUF885 family protein, which yields MDSRLRAITALSVPRTRELAGLHDAYDGRVQDLSPDGVRSALSALEGTGGAEPYPDPHDEAHARASETAARVHFEQLEQHRSNPFLHIANLDTACYHRAYAPAEERLAAKAAHLRQWPEAVDAAVSSLDRVSSPVARATLPAARALADCADGDERALAALTRLVDHLEHAAGHGDPSAALGGEALRLLMSSAEACEVDLSELADSADAERVQLLGVLREARAPGESVAETVRKAQADHPPADDLLEEARALAAEAAAWAAERNLVPYSDGECLVLPAPASRRHVMAGLQPAAPGEADAASLFHITTPDPAWPQGEQEQWLSVLNRSFLAAFVLHEVAPGHFSHGRALRRAEGDVRRILMSEAFTEGWAVYAEHLALEEGFRAHDPRTAVGIALSGLQRATRLSCAIGLHTGAMTVQDAERRFTEDAFLEGPAARAEARRGLWDPQYGHYTWGKTAIFQVRERARAAWGAAYSPARFHSALLALGAPPLGLLDTAVERG from the coding sequence ATGGACAGCAGACTGCGCGCGATCACCGCCCTCTCGGTGCCTCGCACCCGTGAACTGGCCGGACTCCACGACGCGTACGACGGACGCGTCCAGGACCTCTCGCCCGACGGCGTACGCAGCGCGCTGTCCGCGCTGGAGGGAACCGGCGGTGCCGAGCCGTACCCGGATCCGCACGACGAGGCGCACGCCCGCGCCTCGGAAACTGCGGCAAGAGTGCACTTTGAGCAGCTGGAGCAGCACCGCAGCAACCCCTTCCTCCATATCGCCAACCTCGACACGGCCTGCTACCACCGCGCCTACGCCCCGGCCGAGGAGCGCCTGGCGGCGAAAGCCGCACACCTGCGCCAGTGGCCCGAAGCGGTGGACGCGGCGGTCTCGTCACTGGACCGAGTCAGCTCACCGGTGGCGCGGGCCACACTGCCCGCGGCCCGCGCGCTGGCCGACTGTGCCGACGGGGATGAACGCGCCCTGGCCGCACTCACCCGTCTCGTCGACCACCTCGAGCACGCCGCGGGCCACGGCGATCCCTCGGCGGCTCTCGGGGGCGAGGCGCTGCGACTGCTGATGTCCTCGGCCGAGGCCTGCGAGGTGGATCTGTCCGAACTCGCCGACAGCGCCGACGCGGAGCGCGTACAACTGCTCGGAGTACTCCGCGAGGCCAGGGCTCCGGGGGAGTCGGTGGCGGAGACCGTACGCAAGGCACAGGCCGACCATCCGCCCGCCGATGACCTGCTCGAGGAGGCGCGTGCACTGGCCGCAGAGGCGGCAGCATGGGCGGCGGAGCGCAATCTCGTCCCGTACAGCGACGGCGAATGCCTGGTGCTCCCGGCCCCCGCATCCCGCCGGCATGTGATGGCAGGTCTGCAGCCCGCAGCACCGGGAGAGGCCGACGCCGCCAGCCTTTTCCACATCACCACGCCGGATCCGGCCTGGCCCCAAGGTGAACAGGAGCAGTGGCTCTCGGTCCTCAACCGCTCCTTCCTCGCCGCGTTCGTACTGCACGAGGTGGCTCCGGGACACTTCTCGCACGGCCGGGCGCTGCGCCGGGCCGAAGGCGACGTGCGCCGCATCCTGATGTCCGAAGCCTTCACCGAGGGCTGGGCGGTCTACGCGGAGCACCTTGCGCTGGAGGAGGGCTTCAGGGCGCACGACCCCCGTACCGCGGTCGGGATCGCCCTCTCCGGTCTGCAGCGGGCCACCAGACTGTCCTGCGCGATCGGTCTGCACACGGGCGCCATGACGGTCCAGGACGCGGAACGCCGCTTCACCGAGGACGCGTTCCTTGAAGGGCCCGCGGCACGGGCCGAGGCGCGGCGAGGGCTGTGGGACCCTCAGTACGGGCACTACACCTGGGGAAAGACTGCCATCTTTCAGGTACGCGAACGGGCCAGGGCCGCCTGGGGCGCGGCCTATTCGCCCGCTCGTTTCCACTCCGCGCTGCTCGCGCTCGGAGCGCCGCCACTCGGTCTGCTCGACACGGCAGTGGAGCGCGGCTGA
- a CDS encoding LysE family translocator: protein MPSAAQLLVFAGASLMLVLVPGPNLVYILTRSVGQGRRAGLVSAAGVEAATLVHITAAALGVAQLVARSEAAFLVLKYAGAVYLAYLGIKTLRGSAGLDQQVPARPVSLWRTFGDGALVNLFNPKVTLFFLAFLPQFVTPGPAARTHMLVLGGVFFGIALALDVMYALAGGAVSAWLRRRPRVQAGQHHVVGCVYLALGVVAALPVL, encoded by the coding sequence ATGCCTTCCGCCGCGCAATTGCTCGTGTTCGCCGGGGCCTCGTTGATGCTGGTCCTGGTGCCCGGCCCCAATCTCGTCTACATCCTGACCCGCAGTGTGGGTCAGGGCCGCCGGGCAGGGCTTGTCTCCGCAGCCGGAGTCGAGGCAGCAACGCTGGTGCACATCACGGCGGCCGCGCTGGGTGTTGCTCAGCTGGTAGCGCGCTCCGAAGCGGCCTTCCTGGTGCTGAAGTACGCGGGAGCCGTCTACCTGGCATATCTGGGGATCAAGACGCTGAGGGGGTCCGCTGGGCTGGATCAGCAGGTTCCTGCGCGCCCGGTCTCGCTGTGGCGGACATTCGGCGACGGAGCTCTGGTGAACCTGTTCAACCCGAAGGTCACACTGTTCTTCCTCGCGTTCCTGCCGCAGTTCGTCACCCCGGGACCGGCCGCGCGTACACACATGCTCGTGCTGGGCGGGGTGTTCTTCGGGATCGCCCTCGCACTGGATGTGATGTACGCGCTCGCCGGCGGCGCGGTGAGTGCATGGCTGCGTCGGCGACCGCGCGTACAGGCCGGACAGCACCATGTGGTCGGCTGCGTCTATCTCGCACTCGGGGTTGTCGCGGCTCTGCCGGTGTTGTAG
- a CDS encoding oxygenase MpaB family protein translates to MNLSVPGVLYLRERLGSSLFTRVAGLAGPDNRARIHDTPGPRWFGPDRPIRTVHGDASMFIGGLRALLLQSLHPLAMAAVAAHSGYQGDPWGRLQRTSTFLAMTTYGTAADAQQAVDRVRSVHDRVKGTTAAGQLYHAADPHLLAWVHIAEVDSFLRAHQRYGAHPLDAAGCDAYIADTARVAVALGVTDPPRDQAGLADRLAAYRPELRATQEAREAARFILLQPPLPWIARVPYAVLTANAVSTLPLWAREQLRLPRLPGIEETCVRLAGQGLTRTIRWAMTPPRPLTHTT, encoded by the coding sequence GTGAACTTGTCAGTGCCCGGGGTCCTCTACCTGCGGGAGCGACTTGGCAGCAGCCTGTTCACCCGCGTCGCAGGCCTCGCGGGCCCGGACAACCGTGCCCGCATTCACGACACGCCGGGACCTCGCTGGTTCGGCCCGGACCGGCCCATCCGTACCGTCCACGGCGACGCCTCGATGTTCATCGGCGGACTGAGAGCCTTGCTGCTGCAGTCTCTGCACCCGCTGGCCATGGCCGCGGTGGCAGCGCACTCCGGCTATCAGGGTGACCCGTGGGGGCGGCTGCAGCGCACCAGCACATTCCTCGCCATGACGACCTACGGCACCGCCGCTGACGCTCAGCAAGCGGTCGACCGCGTCCGGTCGGTGCACGACCGCGTGAAAGGGACCACCGCCGCCGGTCAGCTGTACCACGCCGCCGACCCGCATCTCCTCGCCTGGGTGCACATCGCCGAGGTCGACAGCTTCCTCCGCGCCCACCAGCGCTACGGTGCACATCCCCTGGATGCCGCCGGGTGCGACGCATACATCGCCGACACTGCACGAGTCGCAGTCGCGCTCGGTGTGACCGACCCTCCGCGCGACCAGGCAGGGCTGGCCGACCGGCTCGCTGCCTACCGCCCGGAGCTGCGCGCAACCCAAGAGGCCCGCGAGGCAGCGCGCTTCATACTCCTCCAGCCGCCCCTGCCCTGGATCGCCCGTGTCCCGTACGCCGTCCTCACCGCGAACGCCGTATCCACGCTTCCGCTGTGGGCCCGCGAGCAGCTGAGGCTGCCCCGCCTGCCAGGGATCGAGGAAACGTGCGTACGACTGGCCGGACAAGGGCTGACCAGGACGATCCGATGGGCCATGACTCCTCCTCGGCCCCTGACACACACCACCTGA
- a CDS encoding PRC-barrel domain-containing protein gives MSNIWGYQPTTGHTTGTTLVGFTVEATDGRIGKVDKHSDDVGSSYLVVDTGVWIFGKHVLLPAGVVTRIDAAEEKIYVERTKAQIKDAPEFDKDKHLGDAGYHEQVGGYYGSHRA, from the coding sequence ATGAGCAACATTTGGGGCTACCAGCCGACGACCGGCCACACCACAGGCACAACCCTGGTCGGGTTCACGGTCGAGGCGACCGACGGACGTATCGGCAAGGTCGACAAGCACTCCGACGACGTCGGATCCTCGTACCTGGTCGTCGACACCGGAGTATGGATCTTCGGCAAGCACGTGCTGCTGCCCGCAGGCGTCGTCACGCGCATCGACGCAGCCGAGGAGAAGATCTACGTCGAGCGAACCAAGGCGCAGATCAAGGACGCGCCCGAGTTCGACAAGGACAAGCACCTCGGTGACGCCGGCTACCACGAGCAGGTCGGTGGCTACTACGGCAGCCACCGCGCCTGA
- a CDS encoding hydrophobic protein, which translates to MIPLLLVLLLALVLFGAGFALKALWWIAIIILVVWLLGFVIRPATGGGKRGRWYRW; encoded by the coding sequence ATGATTCCCCTGCTACTCGTTCTTCTGCTCGCCCTGGTCCTTTTCGGTGCGGGCTTCGCACTCAAGGCCCTCTGGTGGATCGCAATCATTATTCTGGTCGTGTGGCTGCTCGGTTTCGTGATCCGTCCTGCTACCGGCGGCGGCAAGCGTGGCCGCTGGTACCGCTGGTAG
- a CDS encoding CsbD family protein gives MTDKKSEKTQAKGEQAKGKVKETVGRAVGNEKMTAEGRGEQAKGDARQAKEKAKDVFKH, from the coding sequence ATGACCGACAAGAAGAGCGAGAAGACCCAGGCCAAGGGTGAGCAGGCCAAGGGCAAGGTCAAGGAGACCGTCGGCCGCGCCGTGGGCAACGAGAAGATGACGGCCGAAGGCCGTGGCGAGCAGGCCAAGGGGGATGCGCGCCAGGCGAAGGAGAAGGCCAAGGACGTCTTCAAGCACTGA
- a CDS encoding histidine phosphatase family protein, protein MTSGNVRRLVVLRHAKSAWPDVADHERPLAPRGRRDAPAAGRWLREADCLPELVVCSPALRTRQTWDLVSVEFGVITPVMHDARIYRASAGELLGVVREAPVHVRTLLLIGHNPGVQELVMMLAGEADGYALEQTRTKFPTSAIAVLHVPGSWSSLAPGAARLTEMVVPRGTKT, encoded by the coding sequence ATGACATCGGGCAACGTCCGGCGCCTCGTCGTCCTGCGGCACGCCAAGTCGGCATGGCCGGACGTGGCCGACCACGAGCGGCCGCTCGCTCCGCGCGGCCGCCGCGACGCGCCGGCCGCGGGCCGCTGGCTGCGCGAGGCAGACTGCCTTCCCGAGCTCGTCGTGTGCTCCCCGGCGCTTCGCACCCGCCAGACGTGGGACCTCGTCTCGGTCGAGTTCGGCGTCATCACGCCGGTGATGCACGACGCACGCATTTACCGGGCGAGCGCCGGGGAGTTGCTCGGCGTCGTACGGGAAGCCCCCGTGCACGTCAGGACGCTCCTGCTGATCGGACACAACCCCGGCGTGCAGGAACTGGTAATGATGCTTGCCGGTGAGGCGGACGGCTACGCGCTGGAGCAGACCCGTACGAAGTTTCCGACATCCGCGATCGCCGTGCTGCACGTGCCGGGCTCCTGGTCGTCCCTCGCGCCCGGTGCCGCCCGGCTGACCGAGATGGTTGTGCCCCGCGGCACGAAAACCTGA
- a CDS encoding response regulator transcription factor: protein MLATSCRPGVLRRAVQAKALGFVNKDASPALLLNAIRLVAAGKRYVDASLALDLVQAADMPLTPRELSVLALASDGASVPETARTLQLSKGTVRNYMSAITRKTNARNWSDAVRISQGAGWV, encoded by the coding sequence GTGCTGGCCACCTCTTGCCGGCCCGGCGTTCTGCGCCGCGCCGTTCAGGCGAAGGCTCTGGGCTTCGTGAACAAGGACGCGTCGCCGGCCCTGTTGCTGAACGCGATCAGGCTTGTCGCGGCCGGGAAGCGGTACGTCGACGCCTCGCTTGCTCTGGACCTCGTCCAGGCGGCCGACATGCCGCTGACCCCCCGTGAGTTGAGCGTGCTGGCGCTCGCTTCGGACGGCGCGTCCGTTCCTGAGACCGCCCGCACTCTGCAACTGAGTAAAGGGACCGTGCGGAACTACATGTCCGCGATCACTCGCAAGACCAACGCCCGCAACTGGAGCGACGCCGTCCGCATCTCGCAAGGAGCGGGCTGGGTATAG
- a CDS encoding ABC transporter ATP-binding protein gives MTTTRSQLLPQALRFLGHRKRVLLKLGGWSLLESAHTFLGGYGVAMALDRGFLAGRTGTGLAWLAVAALAVVIGGLATGGVFRGLADLVEPLRDGLVRRVVRRSLDQALAEPAQAADSSVVSRLTNQTEIARDSFAGLVLVARSFVFTAVGALVGLAALAPALLVVVVPPLLTGLLLFLATLAPMAARQRDFLRADEALSAQFGSMAQGLRDVVACGAGAPMAAQTHALIEQEARAARSLARWAGARSLSLGVAGHLPVVLLLVAAPWLLRHGVTAGALLGALTFLTQALLPALHNLMNALGAAGTRLLVVLGRLSPGPDPGPAAPEPGGTPEQPGHAPRRPGVPRVELRGVTFAYGPGAQPVLRGLDLTIEPGEHLTVVGPSGIGKSTLTCLLAGLLEPDKGEVRLHDRPAHAQAGRGADLSRLRVLIPQQAYVFTGSLYQNLLYLCPDGASRSAVDAASEAVGLGPLVHRLGGIDAHVDPATLSQGERQLIALGRSYLSPAPLVILDEATCHLDPAAEARAERAFAQRPGTLIVVAHRISSALRADRILVLDGLNAACGGHQELLDHSPLYRDLVGRWHAERN, from the coding sequence ATGACGACGACGCGCTCACAGCTCCTGCCTCAGGCCCTGCGCTTCCTCGGCCACCGCAAACGCGTACTGCTGAAGCTGGGTGGCTGGTCCCTGCTGGAATCGGCCCACACCTTTCTCGGCGGTTACGGCGTGGCGATGGCGCTGGACCGCGGTTTTCTCGCCGGCCGTACCGGCACCGGCCTGGCGTGGCTGGCGGTGGCCGCGCTGGCCGTCGTCATCGGCGGCCTGGCCACCGGCGGTGTCTTCCGAGGACTCGCCGACCTTGTCGAACCACTGCGGGACGGTCTGGTCCGCCGGGTGGTGAGACGGTCTCTGGACCAGGCGTTGGCCGAACCGGCGCAGGCCGCTGACAGCTCGGTGGTCTCCCGGCTGACCAACCAGACGGAGATCGCACGGGACAGTTTCGCGGGGCTGGTGCTCGTGGCGCGGTCCTTCGTCTTCACCGCGGTCGGGGCACTTGTCGGTCTCGCGGCGCTCGCTCCTGCTCTGCTGGTCGTCGTGGTCCCACCGCTGCTCACGGGGCTGCTGCTCTTTCTGGCCACGCTGGCACCGATGGCTGCCCGACAACGCGACTTCCTCCGTGCCGACGAAGCTCTGTCCGCGCAGTTCGGCTCGATGGCGCAGGGCCTGCGCGATGTGGTGGCCTGCGGCGCAGGCGCACCCATGGCGGCGCAGACGCACGCGCTGATCGAGCAGGAGGCCCGGGCGGCACGGTCCCTGGCCCGGTGGGCGGGTGCCCGCTCCCTGTCACTCGGCGTCGCCGGACACCTTCCGGTGGTCCTGCTGCTGGTCGCCGCCCCCTGGCTGCTGCGTCACGGCGTCACGGCGGGCGCTCTGCTCGGCGCGCTGACGTTTCTGACCCAGGCACTGCTGCCTGCTCTGCACAACCTGATGAACGCACTGGGCGCGGCCGGCACCCGACTGCTCGTGGTCCTCGGCCGACTGTCCCCCGGGCCGGACCCCGGCCCGGCCGCCCCGGAGCCCGGGGGCACCCCCGAGCAGCCGGGGCACGCTCCGCGACGCCCCGGCGTACCGCGGGTCGAACTGCGTGGAGTGACGTTCGCCTACGGCCCTGGGGCGCAGCCCGTGCTGCGCGGGCTCGACCTGACGATCGAGCCCGGCGAGCACCTCACCGTGGTGGGACCCAGCGGCATCGGCAAGTCCACGCTGACCTGTCTGCTCGCCGGCCTGCTCGAACCGGACAAGGGTGAGGTACGGCTCCACGACCGGCCGGCGCATGCGCAAGCCGGTCGTGGAGCCGACCTCTCCCGGCTGCGCGTGCTCATCCCGCAGCAGGCCTACGTCTTCACCGGCAGCCTCTACCAGAACCTGCTCTACCTCTGCCCGGACGGAGCGTCGCGGTCAGCGGTGGATGCCGCGTCGGAAGCGGTCGGCCTCGGCCCCCTGGTGCACAGGCTCGGCGGGATCGACGCGCACGTCGATCCCGCGACCCTGTCGCAGGGCGAAAGACAGCTCATCGCGCTCGGCCGGTCGTATCTCTCCCCCGCGCCGCTCGTCATCCTGGACGAGGCCACCTGCCACCTCGATCCGGCGGCCGAGGCCCGGGCCGAACGGGCCTTCGCGCAGCGGCCCGGAACGCTGATCGTGGTTGCCCACCGGATCAGTTCGGCCCTGCGTGCCGATCGGATACTGGTGCTCGACGGCCTCAACGCCGCGTGTGGGGGCCATCAGGAGCTGCTCGACCACTCGCCGCTCTACCGCGACCTGGTCGGACGCTGGCACGCGGAGCGAAACTGA
- a CDS encoding ABC transporter ATP-binding protein, with product MAPTPRPAPPRNPAELAPLAGASGVLLGAARHSASRTFALFLFSTASAAAAVALPAALGHTLDLLLEDAAGVQRAVVLCAVLVAAEVLFDALEALAGGAISARSTAWLRRCGADHLLSLAPHRAADRFTPGDLVTRLTGNAAEAGTAPTTAAIGLASLLVPVGGLVCLALIDVWLAVVFLAGIPLLALLLRAFARGSSDSISQYQRVQADIAGRLLEALGGARTVAAAGTAERELARVLAPLSELGAQGRRMWQVYGRASVGSGILVPLLTTAVLAVGGVRLVSGSLSVGDLLAASRYAALAAGLGAVVGQLNSLLRSRAAARRLGEVLTLPAVRHGTRPLPADGPGRVELLSVSVSRGGAPVLRGVDLVVPEGMTMAVVGRSGSGKSTLAAVAGRLADPDSGLVLLDGVPLTEADPSELRREVGYAFERPVLFGETVGAAIGFGPYTPTVGEIGAAARAAGADTFVQLLPGGYATPLADAPLSGGELQRLGLARAFAHAGRLLILDDATSSLDSVTELHVGRALVRDVRKGTRLLIAHRVSSAARADLVAWVEDGRVRRVGPHERLWEEPDYRAVFAATGQDTEGS from the coding sequence ATGGCCCCCACGCCCCGGCCCGCCCCGCCCCGCAACCCAGCCGAACTCGCGCCCCTCGCCGGTGCTTCCGGCGTCCTGCTCGGTGCGGCACGGCACAGTGCGAGCCGCACATTCGCCCTCTTCCTGTTCAGCACGGCATCTGCCGCCGCGGCCGTCGCACTGCCCGCCGCTCTCGGGCACACGCTCGACCTGCTGCTCGAAGATGCCGCGGGGGTACAACGGGCCGTCGTGCTGTGCGCCGTGCTTGTCGCCGCCGAAGTCCTCTTCGACGCCTTGGAGGCACTGGCCGGCGGTGCGATCAGCGCCCGCAGTACCGCCTGGCTGCGCCGCTGCGGAGCCGACCACCTGCTCTCCCTCGCGCCGCACCGCGCCGCCGACCGCTTCACCCCGGGCGACCTGGTGACCCGGCTGACCGGCAACGCCGCAGAGGCGGGCACCGCGCCCACCACGGCGGCCATCGGCCTGGCCTCACTCCTCGTCCCGGTCGGCGGTCTGGTCTGCCTGGCACTCATCGACGTTTGGCTGGCCGTTGTCTTCCTCGCGGGGATCCCCCTGCTGGCCCTGCTGCTGCGGGCCTTCGCCCGCGGGTCCTCCGACAGCATCTCCCAGTACCAGCGCGTGCAGGCGGACATCGCCGGCCGCCTCCTCGAGGCCCTCGGCGGTGCCCGTACCGTCGCCGCAGCGGGGACCGCCGAGCGCGAACTCGCCCGCGTACTGGCTCCGCTCTCCGAACTGGGCGCCCAGGGGCGGCGCATGTGGCAGGTCTACGGACGCGCGTCGGTGGGCAGCGGGATTCTGGTGCCCCTGCTGACCACGGCCGTCCTGGCTGTCGGCGGGGTGCGACTGGTGAGTGGAAGCCTTTCCGTGGGAGACCTGCTGGCGGCCTCCCGCTATGCCGCCCTCGCCGCCGGCCTGGGTGCGGTGGTCGGACAGCTCAACTCCCTCCTGCGCAGCCGCGCCGCGGCCCGTCGCCTTGGCGAAGTGCTCACCCTTCCCGCCGTACGCCACGGGACGCGCCCACTGCCCGCCGACGGTCCCGGGCGCGTCGAGCTGCTGTCGGTCAGCGTCAGCCGCGGCGGCGCTCCGGTGCTGCGCGGAGTCGATCTCGTCGTGCCCGAGGGCATGACGATGGCCGTCGTGGGGCGCTCCGGCTCGGGCAAGTCCACTCTCGCTGCCGTCGCCGGGCGGCTGGCCGACCCCGACAGCGGGCTGGTGCTGCTGGACGGCGTACCGCTGACCGAGGCCGATCCGTCGGAGCTGCGCCGGGAGGTCGGCTACGCCTTCGAACGGCCGGTCCTGTTCGGTGAAACGGTCGGCGCAGCCATCGGATTCGGACCGTACACGCCCACCGTCGGTGAGATCGGGGCGGCGGCCCGGGCGGCAGGGGCAGACACCTTCGTCCAGCTCCTGCCCGGCGGGTACGCGACGCCGCTCGCCGACGCCCCCCTGTCTGGCGGGGAACTGCAACGCCTCGGGCTGGCACGGGCGTTCGCCCACGCCGGCCGATTGCTGATCCTGGACGACGCCACCTCAAGCCTGGACAGCGTCACCGAACTCCACGTCGGCCGGGCACTCGTACGCGACGTCCGGAAGGGTACCCGGCTGCTGATCGCCCACCGCGTTTCCTCAGCGGCACGTGCCGACCTGGTCGCATGGGTCGAGGACGGCCGCGTCCGCCGCGTGGGCCCGCACGAACGCCTGTGGGAAGAGCCCGACTACCGGGCCGTGTTCGCAGCTACGGGTCAGGACACGGAGGGGAGCTGA
- a CDS encoding SapB/AmfS family lanthipeptide: MTLLDLQTMEIPESEDTGELATGGSRASLLLCGNSSLSVTTCN; this comes from the coding sequence ATGACACTTCTCGACCTGCAGACGATGGAGATCCCCGAGTCCGAGGACACCGGCGAGCTCGCGACCGGCGGCAGCCGTGCGAGCCTGCTGCTCTGCGGTAACAGCAGCCTGAGCGTCACCACCTGTAACTGA